The Flavobacterium johnsoniae UW101 genomic interval TTATATCCACATGGACTGGTTTTCCAGTCAGCCGGTCTCCTAATCGGATTCCCATTGGACTGAGTGAGGAACGGTAACCCGTTTCCATATTCAGAAAGCAGACTGCCTGCTCTGTGAAGGTATCAAAAGTGTCATTCATTGGAAAATCAGCAGCATTGCCGGGCAGTCCCGCCCAATAGATCTGCGGCGCCCCGACAGTTTCCTGTTTGGCGGCAGCATCCATCTGAGCCAGTGCCGATGAAACCTTGTTTTTTATTTCCTTTAGATTTTCCTCATTATCGGTCCAAGCCAGTACATTAAAATGTGCTTTTACAGGAAGTCTCTGCTGCGCGATCGCTTCATTGAGAAAATCGTTCGTGGCGTCACGGGCTATCATGTTCTCACGGCTGTAGGCAGATAACGACTGAAGCCTTAGTCTTTTGCTCTCCAGTTTCTGAATTGTTTTCTGTGCATCTTCAATAAAAATATACTGGTTATAGATGTGATTACAGGATAAAAGCTGTCCCAGAGTTGAAGCAAAACCAATGCTGAACTTAGTTTTATCAGTAGAATATCGGTCAAAATTTATGCGTGATCCGCACAGTCCCGGAAGATCAGCCGCATCCCCCAGAGTAAACAGCTGGCAATGCTTATCTCCTATTCTTAAACCGTCTTTAAATGAAATATCATTAAATATAAATTCACTTTCCTTATCCGATAAGAAACAGTACCTCTCAATAAGTCCAATCTTTCTGCTCTGGCTTTTAAGATCCTCATTTTTAAGTCTGTTGAGCTTTACAAAGCCGCTGTCTTCGAGTACTCTTTTGAACTGTCCTGCTGAATCCAGAAAATCCTGCAGCAGCTGGGGCTTCAAAGTTTCTTCCGGGACAGGGGTGTTTCTGATCAGAGTTGAAAATAGGGAACTGGAACTTTTTCTTCCCGCCGGTTTTTTAGTCAGCATTATATAACAGCTGTGATCAAGAAACGGCCTTTCATTGAAAAACCTTTCACTGCTCCTGCTTAGGAAACTGGTGTCATCATTTGAAAAATCGGCTCTGTATCCTTTTTCCAAAAACCAGTCCTGCTTGTGAAATACGCAGAATTTCGGCAGTAGCTTAACCGCCTTAATCCAGGACTGATGGAAAGCCTCATATTCCTGGTCTGACAGCGTAAAAATCTCTGGCAGATCTGCTTTAAATACTATCGTCACATCACCCTGTTTTGACAAAATACAGTCATGCTGTACGTCCATAATCGGTAATACATCATCCAATTCTTTTTCCATTTTTCCTTGTTTTACTCATTTTCACTTTTTTCCGCCAGACACTTCTGGCTGAATTTAAAATATGCAGTCCCAGCTGCGGATCAACGCAGTTTCGCAGTACCTGCCTTTTGTTTGGTATACTGGACGCCCTGATACTAAATCCTAAAGCCTCTTCAAGA includes:
- a CDS encoding TraG family conjugative transposon ATPase, with product MEKELDDVLPIMDVQHDCILSKQGDVTIVFKADLPEIFTLSDQEYEAFHQSWIKAVKLLPKFCVFHKQDWFLEKGYRADFSNDDTSFLSRSSERFFNERPFLDHSCYIMLTKKPAGRKSSSSLFSTLIRNTPVPEETLKPQLLQDFLDSAGQFKRVLEDSGFVKLNRLKNEDLKSQSRKIGLIERYCFLSDKESEFIFNDISFKDGLRIGDKHCQLFTLGDAADLPGLCGSRINFDRYSTDKTKFSIGFASTLGQLLSCNHIYNQYIFIEDAQKTIQKLESKRLRLQSLSAYSRENMIARDATNDFLNEAIAQQRLPVKAHFNVLAWTDNEENLKEIKNKVSSALAQMDAAAKQETVGAPQIYWAGLPGNAADFPMNDTFDTFTEQAVCFLNMETGYRSSLSPMGIRLGDRLTGKPVHVDISDEPVRKGICTNRNKFILGPSGSGKSFFTNHMVRSYYEQGTHVVLVDVGHSYKGLCDMVGGYYFTYDEKNPIRFNPFYISEGDSLDTEKKESIKTLLLALWKKDDETFNRSEYVALSNALQLYYEKLDREKEIFPCFNSFYEFLREEFIRILENDKVKEKDFDITNFLYVLRPYYKSGEFDYLLNATENLELLKERFIVFELDNIKDHPILFPVVTIIIMEVFISKMRKLKGIRKMILIEEAWKAIAKEGMAEYIKYLFKTVRKFFGEAIVVTQEVEDIISSPVVKQAIINNSDCKILLDQSKYQNKFDQIQELLGLTEKEKGLVLSVNKANDPSKKYKEVFISLGGMSSKVYRTEVSLEEYLAYTTEESEKMKMNQYAAKFGGDIKKGIAAMANEIRNGK